A window from Solanum stenotomum isolate F172 chromosome 5, ASM1918654v1, whole genome shotgun sequence encodes these proteins:
- the LOC125863737 gene encoding uncharacterized protein LOC125863737: protein MHPGGTKMYQTIKEHYWWNGMKRGIVEFISKCLVCQQVKAKHQVPVGLLQPLSMLEWKWERIIMDFVCGLPHTQRNHDAIWVIVDRLNKSAHFLAIRMDYSLEHLAEFYQSSIGMRPYEALYGRKCRTPLCWSEVGERKLVGPEIVQQIEDKVKIIKDRLKISSDRQKSYADLKRRYIEYQVGDKILERVRPVAYKLALPPELDKIHNVFHVSMLRRYRSDPSHVLPVESIEVNPDLTYNEEPILIQAREVKQLRNKRIPLVKNSHRLASVHGLQEAEQVDLVGAIPNVIHGSDA, encoded by the exons ATGCATCCTGGGGGTACAAAGATGTACCAGACAATCAAAGaacattattggtggaatggtatgaagagaggCATTGTGGAGTTCATTTCcaaatgtttggtttgtcaacaagtaaaggcaAAGCATCAGGTCCCAGTTGGTTTACTACAACCCTTGTCGATGCtggaatggaaatgggagagaatAATTATGGACTTTGTTTGTGGACTTCCTCACACTCAAAGGAATCATGATGCAATATGGGTGATTGTGGACAGGTTAAACAAGAGTGCTCACTTCTTAGCAATTAGGATGGATTACTCACTTGAGCATTTAGCCGAATT ctaccaatCGTCTATTGGAATGCGTCCCTATGAAGCCTTATATGGAAGAAAATGTCGGACCCCTCTTTGTTGGAGTGAAGTTGGTGAAAGAAAGCTTGTTGGTCCTGAAATTGTGCAACAAATAGAGGACAAGGTAAAAATTATCAAGGATCGTCTAAAGATTTCTTCAGATAGACAAAAGTCATACGCTGATCTTAAAAGGCGTTACATTGAATATCAAGTTGGAGATAAA ATACTTGAAAGGGTTAGACcagttgcatataaattagCTTTGCCACCGGAGTTAGACAAGATCCACAATGTcttccatgtctctatgctcAGAAGATATCGTTCTGATCCATCTCATGTTCTTCCAGTTGAATCTATTGAGGTTAATCCTGACTTGACGTATAATGAAGAACCTATCCTAATTCAAGCTCGAGAAGTAAAACAACTTAGGAACAAGAGAATCCCCTTAGTAAAG AACAGTCACAGGTTGGCGAGTGTGCATGGATTACAGGAAGCTGAACAAGTGGACCTTGTAGGAGCAATTCCCAATgtcattcatggatcagatgcttGA